In Populus trichocarpa isolate Nisqually-1 chromosome 7, P.trichocarpa_v4.1, whole genome shotgun sequence, the following proteins share a genomic window:
- the LOC7456945 gene encoding cytochrome P450 71AU50 codes for MAWIWTSLAFVALIFLLQWLSTKNKRLPPGPRGFPIFGSLHLLGKFPHRAFHQLAQKYGPIMHLRLGLVPTIVVSSPEAAELFLKTHDLVFAGRPPHESARYISYGQKSVTFSQYGSYWRNMRKMCTVELLSSLKITSFKSTRMEELDLLIKYIQEAAQERVAVDLSAKVSSLSADMSCRMVFGKKYLDEDLDERGFKSVMQEVMHLSAAPNLGDYIPQIGALDLQGLTKRMKAVSKVLDLFVSKIIDEHAQYQEKGKNKDFVDVMLSCMKSEENEYLVDQGCMKAIMLDMLAGSMDTSSTVIDWAFSELIKNPRVMKKLQKELEEVVGKQRMVEESDLESLEYLDMVVKETFRLHPVGPLLIPHEAMEDCIVNGFHIPKKSHVIINVWAIGRDPKAWTDAENFYPERFVGSDIDVRGRNFQLIPFGAGRRSCPGMQLGLTVVRLVLAQLVHCFDWELPNGILPSEVDMTEEFGLVICRSKHLVAIPTYRLNK; via the exons ATGGCTTGGATTTGGACTTCTCTAGCCTTTGTTGCACTTATCTTTCTGCTCCAATGGTTAAGCACCAAGAATAAGAGACTTCCACCTGGTCCAAGAGGGTTTCCAATTTTTGGAAGTCTTCATTTGTTAGGGAAGTTTCCTCATCGAGCTTTTCATCAACTTGCTCAAAAATATGGCCCCATCATGCATTTGCGGTTAGGCCTGGTGCCAACCATTGTTGTCTCTTCGCCTGAAGCTGCCGAATTATTTCTTAAGACTCATGACCTTGTTTTTGCTGGTAGACCACCTCACGAGTCTGCAAGGTACATCTCTTATGGACAAAAAAGCGTGACTTTTTCACAATACGGCTCGTATTGGCGCAACATGCGTAAGATGTGCACAGTAGAGTTGCTTAGTAGCTTGAAAATTACATCTTTCAAGTCAACGAGAATGGAAGAGCTTGATCTGTTGATTAAGTACATTCAAGAAGCTGCACAGGAACGTGTTGCTGTCGATCTGAGTGCCAAGGTTTCGTCCCTCAGTGCTGACATGAGCTGTAGAATGGTGTTTGGGAAGAAATATTTAGATGAGGATCTTGATGAGAGGGGATTCAAATCTGTGATGCAAGAGGTCATGCATTTATCAGCAGCTCCAAACTTGGGGGATTACATTCCTCAAATCGGAGCTCTTGATCTCCAGGGACTGACAAAACGCATGAAGGCTGTTTCCaaagttttagatttgtttgTTAGCAAGATTATTGACGAGCATGCCCAATACCAGGAGAAGGGCAAAAACAAGGACTTTGTTGATGTCATGCTAAGTTGCATGAAATCCGAAGAAAACGAGTACCTTGTTGATCAAGGCTGTATGAAAGCCATAATGCTg GACATGCTTGCGGGTTCAATGGACACTTCATCAACTGTGATTGACTGGGCATTCTCAGAACTGATAAAAAATCCACGGGTTATGAAGAAACTGcaaaaagaattagaagaagTAGTGGGAAAGCAAAGGATGGTAGAAGAATCAGACTTGGAGAGTTTGGAGTACCTAGACATGGTTGTGAAGGAAACCTTTCGGCTCCATCCAGTGGGTCCTTTGCTGATCCCTCATGAGGCCATGGAGGACTGCATTGTGAACGGCTTCCACATACCAAAGAAATCACATGTTATAATCAATGTATGGGCCATTGGTCGAGACCCAAAAGCTTGGACCGATGCAGAAAATTTTTATCCAGAGAGGTTTGTTGGCAGTGACATAGATGTTCGGGGCCGAAACTTCCAGCTTATTCCATTTGGCGCTGGCCGCAGAAGCTGCCCTGGAATGCAATTGGGGCTAACTGTGGTGCGACTGGTGCTTGCGCAGCTGGTGCATTGCTTTGATTGGGAGCTTCCAAACGGAATATTGCCATCTGAAGTGGACATGACTGAAGAGTTTGGTCTCGTAATTTGCAGGTCCAAGCATCTAGTAGCTATTCCTACATATCGCCTTAATAAATGA